The proteins below come from a single Nostoc sp. KVJ3 genomic window:
- a CDS encoding peptidoglycan-binding protein, producing MEYLAYSHMFIAQEEASGNTNYNLPKSQLSAKKPLKSSDIVITKKEAFGISKSKFNWKKLLKSSAWLTLAGVGVLLIAAAQIQISSAAYVKTNGSCLRIRTGPSTNYSYVDCVSNGATLPAIEKYENGFARLSTGKYVFARWIGDKPTNSPTTTPGGVGGSVILTPGSKGQLVKDVQTALGNLKVDGIYGQETVSRVRSFQASKGLLVDGVVGPETRSYLGI from the coding sequence ATGGAATATCTTGCTTATTCGCACATGTTTATTGCTCAAGAAGAGGCATCTGGAAACACCAACTATAATCTGCCTAAATCTCAATTGAGTGCTAAAAAACCTCTTAAATCTTCTGACATAGTTATTACTAAAAAAGAGGCATTTGGAATCAGCAAATCTAAATTCAATTGGAAAAAACTTCTTAAATCTTCAGCTTGGTTAACTTTAGCTGGTGTTGGTGTATTACTGATTGCTGCTGCCCAAATTCAAATAAGTTCGGCTGCTTATGTAAAGACTAACGGCAGTTGTTTGCGTATCCGTACAGGGCCAAGTACTAACTATTCTTATGTGGATTGCGTATCAAATGGCGCAACCCTTCCAGCCATTGAAAAGTATGAAAACGGTTTTGCCAGGCTTTCTACAGGTAAATATGTTTTTGCTCGATGGATTGGTGATAAACCTACCAATTCTCCTACAACTACACCTGGTGGCGTTGGGGGTTCAGTTATTCTTACCCCTGGTTCTAAAGGTCAGCTTGTAAAAGACGTGCAGACAGCTTTAGGTAATCTCAAAGTTGATGGAATTTACGGTCAAGAAACTGTTAGCCGAGTCCGAAGCTTTCAGGCAAGTAAAGGTCTACTTGTAGATGGTGTTGTTGGCCCAGAAACTCGATCGTATCTTGGTATTTAG